The following proteins come from a genomic window of Denitromonas sp.:
- the xseB gene encoding exodeoxyribonuclease VII small subunit codes for MAKPAKNPKSFENAIAQLEEIVAAMESRDLPLEDALDHYQQGIGLLRYCQDTLSRAEARLETLEADTGAQSDDTPPAADPS; via the coding sequence ATGGCCAAACCGGCAAAAAACCCGAAAAGCTTCGAAAACGCCATCGCCCAGCTCGAAGAGATCGTGGCCGCGATGGAGTCCCGCGACTTGCCGCTCGAGGACGCCCTCGACCACTACCAGCAGGGCATCGGCCTGCTGCGCTACTGCCAGGACACCCTGAGCCGGGCCGAAGCACGCCTCGAAACACTCGAGGCCGACACTGGCGCCCAGTCCGACGATACCCCGCCAGCGGCCGATCCGTCATGA
- a CDS encoding FKBP-type peptidyl-prolyl cis-trans isomerase, protein MTRTIQPNSLVTLNYRISLESGQPVISTFEGKPATLQLGANEMMPQLEARLAGLEDGSYHSFTLTPEEAFGPYRPELVETVRRQDMPDEPIEAMTIMEFVAPDGSRYSGLVREIDDTQAKVDFNHPLAGKTITLDVEIIGIL, encoded by the coding sequence GTGACGCGCACCATCCAACCCAACAGTCTGGTCACGCTCAACTATCGCATCTCGCTGGAGAGCGGCCAGCCGGTGATCAGCACCTTCGAGGGCAAGCCGGCCACGTTGCAACTGGGCGCCAACGAGATGATGCCCCAGCTCGAAGCCCGCCTCGCCGGCCTCGAAGACGGCAGCTACCACAGCTTCACGCTGACGCCGGAGGAGGCCTTTGGCCCCTACCGCCCCGAGCTGGTCGAGACCGTGCGGCGCCAGGACATGCCGGACGAGCCGATCGAGGCGATGACCATCATGGAGTTCGTGGCGCCGGACGGCTCGCGCTACTCCGGGCTGGTGCGCGAGATCGACGACACCCAGGCCAAGGTGGACTTCAACCACCCGCTGGCCGGCAAGACCATCACCCTGGATGTCGAGATCATCGGCATCCTCTGA
- a CDS encoding bifunctional riboflavin kinase/FAD synthetase yields MQVTRGDAEQASTASVLTIGNFDGIHRGHQALLRLLTDKAQALGLPAVVLTFEPHPREYFAPAQAPARLASLREKLLLLAAAGVDITRIIRFNARFAAFTAEDFIDTVLVRHLKVRHLIIGDDFRFGAGRKGDFAMLKAAGERLGFVVEAMPTHACDAERVSSSAVRAALAEGSLARAAQLLGRPYSIAGRVVHGDQIGRTLGYPTANIQLKGRRPPLSGVYAVAVEGLGDALRPAVASVGVRPTVNSAGRPTLEVHLFDFDQDCYGAHLRVHFLHKLRDEQKFDSFDALTAQIALDADAARNWLSHNSLDTSR; encoded by the coding sequence ATGCAGGTTACACGCGGCGACGCGGAACAGGCTTCGACCGCCTCGGTGCTGACCATCGGCAACTTCGACGGCATCCACCGCGGGCATCAGGCCCTGCTCCGCCTACTCACGGACAAGGCTCAGGCACTTGGCTTGCCGGCAGTGGTGCTCACCTTCGAGCCCCACCCGCGCGAGTACTTCGCGCCTGCGCAGGCGCCTGCGCGTCTGGCCTCCCTGCGCGAGAAGCTGCTGCTGCTGGCCGCCGCTGGCGTCGACATCACCCGCATCATTCGCTTCAACGCCCGCTTTGCCGCGTTTACCGCCGAAGATTTCATCGACACCGTGCTGGTGCGCCACCTCAAGGTGCGCCACCTGATCATCGGCGACGACTTCCGGTTTGGCGCCGGCCGCAAGGGCGACTTTGCCATGCTCAAGGCCGCGGGCGAACGCCTCGGCTTCGTGGTCGAAGCCATGCCCACCCACGCCTGTGACGCCGAGCGCGTCTCCAGCTCGGCGGTGCGCGCCGCGCTGGCCGAGGGCAGCCTGGCCCGCGCCGCGCAACTGCTCGGCCGCCCCTACAGCATTGCCGGGCGTGTGGTCCATGGCGATCAGATCGGCCGCACCCTGGGCTACCCGACCGCCAACATCCAGCTCAAGGGCCGCCGCCCGCCGCTCTCCGGCGTCTATGCCGTGGCCGTCGAAGGCCTCGGCGATGCACTGCGGCCCGCCGTGGCCAGCGTGGGCGTGCGCCCCACGGTCAACAGTGCCGGCCGGCCGACGCTCGAAGTGCATCTGTTCGACTTCGATCAGGACTGCTACGGTGCGCATTTGCGGGTGCACTTCCTGCACAAGCTGCGCGACGAACAAAAGTTCGACTCCTTCGACGCGCTGACCGCCCAGATCGCACTTGACGCCGACGCTGCCCGCAACTGGCTCTCCCACAATTCGCTCGATACTTCACGCTAA
- a CDS encoding N-acetylmuramoyl-L-alanine amidase codes for MRKKNSEAPSPIGQPAARRHFLKAAGATFAMLVTPLGHAAPRLMAVRIWPAEDYTRITLESHAEIKASHLIVKNPERLVIDLEGVEFDSVLKHLPDSVTGGDPYIQLIRAGRNRPGVVRVVVELKQEINPQIFSLQPVGAYGHRLVVDLYPTTPIDPLLALIEKSSPTEAAAGEAPTPTRDGAEAQTAKHTERRDPAGERQVNRLVTVAIDPGHGGEDPGAVGRRGSYEKNVTLKIARLLKRRIDAEPGMRAVLTRDGDYFVPLNKRVQKARAVKADLFLSIHADAFVKPDARGSSVFVLSERGASSAAARWLAKRENDADLIGGVAIGGQDGHLARTLLDLSQTATINDSMKVGKAVLAELGGINTLHKRDVEHAGFAVLKAPDIPSVLVETAFISNPEEERRLNDHAYQDKMANAILKGIRRYFDDNPPLTRTRVAQLN; via the coding sequence ATGCGCAAAAAAAATAGCGAAGCGCCCAGCCCGATAGGGCAGCCTGCCGCGCGCCGCCACTTCCTGAAAGCGGCGGGCGCGACCTTTGCCATGCTGGTCACCCCCCTCGGCCACGCCGCCCCGCGGCTGATGGCCGTGCGCATCTGGCCGGCCGAAGACTACACCCGCATCACTCTCGAATCGCATGCCGAGATCAAGGCCTCGCACCTGATCGTCAAGAACCCGGAGCGCTTGGTCATCGACCTCGAAGGCGTCGAGTTCGACAGCGTGCTCAAGCACCTGCCCGACAGCGTGACCGGCGGTGACCCGTACATCCAGCTCATCCGCGCCGGCCGCAACCGGCCGGGCGTGGTGCGCGTGGTTGTCGAGCTGAAGCAGGAAATCAACCCGCAGATCTTTTCGCTGCAGCCGGTCGGCGCCTATGGTCACCGGCTGGTGGTCGACCTGTACCCGACCACGCCGATCGACCCGCTGCTGGCGCTGATCGAAAAAAGCTCGCCCACCGAGGCGGCCGCCGGCGAAGCGCCGACGCCGACCCGCGACGGGGCGGAGGCTCAGACCGCCAAGCACACCGAGCGCCGCGACCCGGCCGGCGAACGGCAGGTCAACCGCCTGGTGACCGTGGCCATCGACCCCGGCCATGGCGGCGAAGACCCCGGCGCGGTTGGTCGTCGCGGCAGCTACGAGAAAAACGTCACGCTCAAGATCGCCCGGCTGCTCAAGCGACGGATCGACGCCGAGCCCGGCATGCGCGCCGTGCTCACCCGCGATGGCGACTATTTCGTACCGCTGAACAAGCGGGTGCAGAAGGCGCGCGCGGTCAAGGCCGACCTGTTCCTGTCGATCCATGCCGACGCCTTCGTCAAGCCCGACGCGCGCGGCAGTTCGGTGTTCGTGCTCTCCGAGCGCGGCGCCTCGAGCGCGGCCGCCCGCTGGCTGGCCAAGCGCGAAAACGACGCCGACCTGATCGGTGGCGTTGCCATCGGCGGCCAGGACGGCCACCTGGCGCGCACCCTGCTCGACCTGTCGCAAACGGCCACCATCAACGACAGCATGAAGGTCGGCAAGGCCGTGCTGGCCGAGCTCGGCGGCATCAACACGCTGCACAAGCGCGATGTCGAACACGCCGGGTTTGCCGTGCTCAAGGCGCCGGACATCCCCTCGGTGCTGGTCGAGACTGCCTTCATCAGCAACCCGGAAGAAGAGCGCCGGCTCAACGACCACGCCTACCAGGACAAGATGGCCAACGCCATCCTGAAGGGCATCCGCCGTTACTTCGACGACAACCCGCCGCTGACCCGCACCCGCGTCGCCCAGCTCAACTGA
- the egtD gene encoding L-histidine N(alpha)-methyltransferase, giving the protein MSALANFELHDLKPAVADFRREVLAGLAATPRRLAPKFFYDAEGSRLFDAITRQPEYYPARTEIGLLRAHGPEIAERLGRQAALIELGSGSDIKIRSLLDVLRPAEYLPLDISLSHLRASATGIARDYPQIRVRATCVDYTRAFALPPIAPEAHRVVFYPGSSVGNFEPADVRDLLRWVAGMVGPGGRLLIGVDLKKDAARLNAAYNDAAGVTAAFNRNVLVRMATELGAQLTVEDFAHHAFYNDALGRIEMHLRAQRATRIEIAGQVFDFAEGEGIHTENSYKYSTEEFGALAATVGFVTEQVWCDAERLFSVHCLRVAAPERTD; this is encoded by the coding sequence ATGAGCGCACTGGCCAATTTCGAACTGCACGACCTCAAACCCGCCGTGGCCGACTTCCGGCGCGAGGTGCTCGCCGGCCTGGCCGCCACGCCGCGGCGCCTGGCGCCCAAGTTTTTCTATGATGCCGAAGGCTCGCGCCTGTTCGATGCCATCACCCGGCAGCCCGAGTACTACCCCGCGCGCACCGAGATCGGACTGCTACGCGCCCATGGGCCGGAGATTGCCGAACGCCTCGGCCGCCAGGCGGCGCTGATCGAACTGGGCAGCGGCAGCGACATCAAGATCCGCTCGCTGCTCGATGTGCTGCGCCCGGCCGAGTACCTGCCGCTCGACATCTCGCTGAGCCATCTGCGCGCCTCGGCCACCGGCATCGCCCGTGACTATCCGCAGATCCGCGTGCGCGCCACCTGCGTGGACTACACCCGCGCGTTTGCGCTGCCGCCGATCGCGCCCGAGGCGCATCGCGTGGTGTTTTACCCGGGCTCGAGCGTGGGCAATTTCGAGCCCGCCGATGTGCGCGACCTGCTGCGCTGGGTGGCCGGCATGGTCGGGCCGGGCGGGCGGTTGTTGATCGGGGTGGACCTGAAGAAGGACGCCGCTCGGCTCAACGCCGCCTACAACGACGCCGCCGGCGTGACCGCCGCCTTCAATCGCAACGTGCTGGTGCGCATGGCGACGGAGCTGGGTGCGCAACTGACGGTCGAGGACTTTGCGCACCACGCCTTCTACAACGACGCCCTGGGCCGTATCGAGATGCACCTGCGTGCGCAGCGCGCCACGCGCATCGAGATTGCCGGCCAGGTCTTCGATTTTGCCGAGGGCGAGGGCATCCACACCGAGAACTCCTACAAATACAGCACAGAGGAATTCGGGGCTTTGGCGGCGACGGTGGGCTTTGTGACCGAGCAGGTGTGGTGCGATGCTGAGCGGCTGTTCAGCGTGCATTGCCTGCGGGTGGCTGCGCCTGAACGCACCGACTGA
- the ispH gene encoding 4-hydroxy-3-methylbut-2-enyl diphosphate reductase — translation MSDKEILLANPRGFCAGVERAIEIVEQALIRFGAPIYVRHEVVHNKFVVDDLRAKGAIFVEELDEVPDGNTVIFSAHGVPQSVRTEADARGLRVFDATCPLVTKVHLEVARMRAQGKEIVMIGHKGHPEVEGTMGQVDDGILLAESVEDVATLAVRNPDQLAYVTQTTLSVDDAAAIVTALRERFPNIVGPKKDDICYATQNRQDAVKFMAPKVDLVLVVGSQNSSNSNRLREVAALRGVAAHLVENADAIDPAWLDGKRRIGVTAGASAPEVLVSAVIDRLKSLGAPSVRTLEGAEENVVFPLPKALVG, via the coding sequence ATGAGTGACAAGGAAATCCTGCTCGCCAACCCGCGCGGCTTCTGCGCCGGGGTCGAGCGTGCCATCGAGATCGTCGAACAGGCGCTGATCCGCTTCGGCGCACCGATCTATGTGCGCCACGAAGTGGTGCACAACAAGTTCGTAGTCGACGACCTGCGCGCCAAGGGCGCGATCTTCGTTGAGGAACTCGATGAAGTGCCCGATGGCAACACGGTGATCTTCAGCGCCCACGGCGTGCCGCAGTCGGTGCGCACCGAGGCCGACGCGCGCGGCCTGCGGGTGTTCGACGCCACCTGCCCGCTGGTCACCAAGGTGCACCTCGAAGTGGCGCGCATGCGCGCCCAGGGCAAGGAGATCGTCATGATCGGCCACAAGGGCCACCCCGAGGTGGAAGGCACCATGGGGCAGGTCGATGACGGCATCCTGCTGGCCGAATCGGTCGAGGACGTGGCCACGCTGGCGGTCAGGAATCCCGACCAGCTCGCCTATGTCACCCAGACCACGCTGTCGGTGGACGACGCCGCCGCCATCGTCACCGCACTGCGCGAGCGCTTCCCCAACATCGTCGGCCCCAAGAAGGACGACATCTGCTACGCCACCCAGAACCGCCAGGACGCGGTCAAGTTCATGGCCCCCAAGGTGGACCTGGTGCTGGTGGTCGGCTCGCAGAACAGCTCCAACTCCAACCGCCTGCGTGAAGTCGCCGCCCTGCGCGGCGTCGCGGCGCATCTGGTGGAAAACGCCGACGCCATCGACCCCGCCTGGCTCGATGGCAAGCGCCGCATCGGCGTCACCGCCGGCGCCTCGGCACCCGAAGTGCTGGTCTCGGCCGTCATCGACCGGCTCAAGTCCCTGGGCGCGCCCTCGGTGCGCACCCTCGAAGGCGCGGAAGAAAACGTGGTGTTCCCGCTGCCCAAGGCGCTGGTCGGCTAA
- the lspA gene encoding signal peptidase II: MRPRFGLWLAFVFVVVVLDQLSKQIVLAQLVPGESIPVTGFFNLVLLFNPGAAFSFLADHSGWQRWFFTALAAIICLWLGRLMYQHQHERLQPFAFALIIGGAIGNVIDRLFIGAVVDFLYFHVGRYGWPAFNLADSAITLGVGLMLWAQFRPAGHASPKENHS; encoded by the coding sequence ATGCGCCCGCGCTTTGGCCTGTGGCTGGCCTTTGTCTTCGTGGTGGTGGTGCTTGATCAGCTGAGCAAGCAGATCGTGCTCGCCCAGCTGGTGCCGGGCGAGTCGATTCCGGTCACCGGCTTCTTCAACCTGGTGCTGCTGTTCAACCCGGGCGCGGCCTTCAGCTTCCTGGCCGACCATTCCGGCTGGCAGCGCTGGTTCTTCACCGCACTGGCGGCCATCATCTGCCTGTGGCTGGGTCGGCTGATGTACCAGCACCAGCATGAGCGCCTGCAACCCTTCGCCTTTGCGCTGATCATCGGCGGCGCCATCGGCAACGTGATCGACCGGCTGTTCATCGGTGCGGTGGTCGACTTCCTGTACTTCCATGTGGGCCGCTACGGCTGGCCCGCCTTCAACCTGGCCGATTCGGCCATCACGCTGGGCGTGGGGCTCATGCTGTGGGCACAGTTCCGCCCCGCCGGCCACGCCTCGCCCAAGGAGAACCATTCGTGA
- the ileS gene encoding isoleucine--tRNA ligase, translated as MADYRTTLNLPDTPFPMRGNLPKREPGWVQDWQQRKLYQKIRKASAGRPKFVLHDGPPYANGSIHIGHALNKILKDIIVRSKTLAGYDAPYVPGWDCHGLPIEHKVEVTHGKGLPADKVRELCRAYAAEQIEGQKADFIRLGVLGDWDNPYKTMDFANEAGEIRALAKMVEAGYVFKGLKPVNWCFDCGSALAEAEVEYADKQSPQIDVAFPVDEADKLATAFGLGTLAKPAFAVIWTTTPWTIPVNQALNMHPEFDYALVDVGDRLLVLASELVEACLERYKLEGSVVATTKGAAFDRIAFRHPFYDRVSPVYLADYVGLDAGTGIVHSSPAHGVDDFNAWHAYGRTNDEILTPVMGDGHYVPDLPFFGGQMIWKANPAIVAKIEEVGCLLAHQKITHSYMHCWRHKTPIIYRATAQWFVGMDRQVADGSTLRERALKGVDDTRFYPSWGQSRLHAMIANRPDWCISRQRNWGVPIPFFLHKETGELHPRTVALMEQVALRVEKEGIEAWFKLDATELLGSEAAQYTKISDTLDVWFDSGTTHWHVLRGSHHDGHATGPRADLYLEGSDQHRGWFHSSLLTGCAIDGHAPYHALLTHGFAVDGKGHKMSKSVGNVVVPQEVSDKLGAEILRLWVASTDYSGELSISKEILDRVVEVYRRIRNTLRFLLANTADFDIEKNGVPVEQWLDIDRYALAFTRQMAKQAEADCATFEFHRVVQAMQIFCSEELGAFYLDILKDRLYTTAEDSLARRAAQTALWHITQTLVKLMAPILSFTAEEIWALIGKGEDDSVMLHTWHVLPEQANEGELIARWEIIREARADVQKELEALRTTGAIGSALQAEVVVKAAPERLAALASLGEDLRLVLQTSAATLEAVNSEDEQRVDAVASEHAKCERCWHYRPEVGSIAEHPALCSRCHSNLHGDGEARSHA; from the coding sequence ATGGCCGACTACCGCACGACGCTCAATCTCCCCGACACCCCCTTCCCGATGCGCGGCAACCTGCCCAAGCGCGAGCCGGGCTGGGTTCAGGACTGGCAGCAGCGCAAGCTGTACCAGAAGATTCGCAAGGCGTCGGCCGGCCGGCCCAAGTTCGTGCTGCACGATGGCCCGCCGTATGCCAACGGCAGCATCCACATCGGCCATGCGCTGAACAAGATCCTCAAAGACATCATCGTCCGCTCCAAGACGCTGGCTGGCTACGACGCCCCGTATGTGCCGGGCTGGGACTGCCACGGCCTGCCGATCGAGCACAAGGTGGAAGTCACCCACGGCAAGGGCTTGCCCGCCGACAAGGTGCGTGAGTTGTGCCGCGCCTACGCCGCCGAGCAGATCGAGGGCCAGAAGGCCGACTTCATCCGCCTCGGCGTGCTGGGCGACTGGGACAATCCCTACAAGACCATGGACTTCGCCAACGAAGCCGGCGAGATCCGCGCCCTGGCCAAGATGGTCGAGGCGGGCTATGTGTTCAAGGGCCTCAAGCCGGTGAACTGGTGTTTCGACTGCGGCTCGGCGCTGGCCGAGGCCGAGGTGGAGTACGCCGACAAGCAATCGCCGCAAATCGACGTGGCCTTCCCGGTCGACGAGGCCGACAAGCTCGCCACCGCCTTTGGCCTGGGCACGCTCGCCAAGCCCGCCTTCGCGGTGATCTGGACCACCACGCCGTGGACGATTCCCGTCAACCAGGCACTCAACATGCACCCCGAGTTCGACTACGCCCTGGTCGATGTCGGCGACCGCCTGCTGGTGCTGGCGAGCGAACTGGTCGAGGCCTGCCTCGAGCGCTACAAGCTGGAAGGCTCGGTGGTCGCCACCACCAAGGGCGCGGCCTTCGACCGCATCGCCTTCCGCCACCCCTTCTACGACCGCGTCTCGCCGGTGTATCTGGCGGACTACGTCGGCCTGGACGCCGGCACCGGCATCGTGCACTCCTCGCCGGCCCATGGCGTGGACGACTTCAACGCCTGGCATGCCTACGGCCGCACCAATGACGAGATCCTCACCCCGGTGATGGGCGACGGCCACTATGTGCCCGACCTGCCCTTCTTCGGCGGCCAGATGATCTGGAAGGCCAACCCGGCTATCGTCGCCAAGATCGAGGAAGTCGGCTGCCTGCTGGCGCACCAGAAGATCACCCACAGCTACATGCACTGCTGGCGCCACAAGACGCCGATCATCTACCGCGCCACGGCGCAGTGGTTCGTCGGCATGGACCGCCAGGTGGCCGACGGTTCCACACTGCGCGAGCGCGCACTCAAGGGTGTGGACGACACCCGCTTCTATCCCTCGTGGGGCCAGTCGCGCCTGCACGCCATGATCGCCAACCGGCCCGACTGGTGCATCTCGCGCCAGCGCAACTGGGGGGTGCCGATCCCCTTCTTCCTGCACAAGGAAACCGGCGAGCTGCATCCGCGCACCGTCGCGCTGATGGAGCAGGTTGCGCTGCGCGTCGAAAAGGAAGGCATCGAGGCCTGGTTCAAGCTCGATGCCACTGAACTGCTCGGCAGCGAAGCCGCCCAGTACACCAAGATCAGCGACACGCTCGACGTGTGGTTCGACTCCGGCACCACGCACTGGCATGTGCTGCGCGGCTCGCACCACGACGGCCATGCCACCGGCCCGCGCGCCGACCTGTATCTGGAAGGCTCGGACCAGCATCGCGGCTGGTTCCACTCGTCCTTGCTCACCGGCTGCGCCATCGACGGCCATGCGCCCTATCACGCGCTGCTGACCCACGGCTTTGCGGTGGACGGCAAGGGCCACAAGATGAGCAAGTCGGTCGGCAACGTCGTCGTGCCGCAGGAAGTGTCCGACAAACTCGGCGCCGAGATCCTGCGCCTGTGGGTGGCCAGCACCGACTACTCGGGCGAGCTGTCGATCTCCAAGGAGATTCTCGACCGCGTGGTCGAGGTCTACCGCCGCATCCGCAACACCCTGCGCTTCCTGCTCGCCAACACGGCTGACTTCGACATCGAGAAGAACGGCGTGCCGGTCGAGCAATGGCTGGACATCGACCGCTACGCGCTGGCCTTCACCCGCCAGATGGCCAAGCAGGCCGAGGCCGACTGCGCCACCTTCGAGTTCCACCGCGTGGTGCAGGCGATGCAGATCTTCTGCTCGGAAGAACTCGGCGCCTTCTACCTCGACATCCTCAAGGACCGCCTGTACACCACGGCCGAGGACTCGCTCGCCCGACGCGCCGCGCAGACCGCGCTGTGGCACATCACCCAGACCCTGGTCAAGCTGATGGCGCCGATCCTGTCCTTCACCGCCGAAGAAATCTGGGCGCTGATCGGCAAGGGCGAAGACGACAGCGTGATGCTGCACACCTGGCATGTGCTGCCCGAGCAGGCCAACGAAGGCGAACTGATCGCCCGCTGGGAGATCATCCGCGAGGCCCGTGCTGACGTGCAAAAAGAGCTCGAAGCCCTGCGCACCACCGGCGCCATCGGCTCGGCCCTGCAGGCCGAGGTGGTGGTCAAGGCCGCCCCCGAGCGCCTGGCCGCGCTGGCCTCGCTGGGTGAGGACCTGCGCCTGGTGCTGCAGACCTCAGCCGCCACGCTCGAAGCGGTCAACAGCGAGGACGAACAGCGGGTCGATGCCGTCGCCTCCGAGCACGCCAAGTGCGAACGCTGCTGGCACTACCGTCCCGAGGTCGGTTCGATCGCCGAGCACCCCGCCCTGTGCAGCCGTTGCCACAGCAACCTGCATGGCGACGGCGAAGCGCGCAGCCATGCATAG
- the egtB gene encoding ergothioneine biosynthesis protein EgtB: MNDQAGIEQAALRRRDDWASAYARVRAASERLCAPLCVEDYGLQTADFASPPKWHLAHVSWFFETFLLVPFLPGYRVFDPAFRSLFNSYYEQVGEFHPRAERGHLSRPTVEAVYRYRAHVDLAMATLIAEAGADHWPAIEARLAIGLNHEQQHQELLLTDIKQHFSVNPLRPAYRCDLATPRRSDALPLAWQAFEGGVVDSGFAGDGFCYDNERPRHRVFLNPFALATRPVTNAEYLAFVEAGAYRNAALWLSDGWATVQRLGWGGPRYWERIGTDWHEFTLGGLRPLDLNAPVAHVSYFEADAYATWAGARLPTEAEWEHAAGAAPVTGNFADADLLQPQAADGDGLVQLFGDVWEHTASAYLAYPGYRPPDGALGEYNGKFMSGQMVLRGGSCATPAGHVRATYRNFFYPQERWQFQGIRLAQELA, translated from the coding sequence ATGAATGACCAGGCAGGGATCGAGCAGGCGGCGCTTCGACGCCGTGACGACTGGGCGAGCGCCTATGCGCGCGTGCGTGCGGCCAGCGAGCGTTTGTGCGCGCCGCTGTGTGTCGAGGACTACGGGCTGCAGACGGCCGACTTCGCCAGCCCGCCCAAGTGGCATCTGGCGCATGTGAGCTGGTTTTTCGAAACCTTTTTGCTGGTGCCGTTCCTGCCGGGCTACCGGGTCTTCGATCCGGCCTTCCGCAGCCTGTTCAATTCCTACTACGAGCAGGTCGGCGAGTTTCATCCGCGGGCCGAGCGGGGGCATCTGTCGCGACCGACGGTGGAGGCGGTGTATCGCTATCGCGCGCATGTCGACCTGGCCATGGCGACGCTGATCGCCGAGGCGGGCGCCGACCATTGGCCGGCCATCGAAGCGCGCCTGGCCATCGGCCTGAACCACGAGCAGCAGCACCAGGAGTTGCTGCTCACCGACATCAAGCAGCACTTTTCGGTCAATCCGCTGCGCCCGGCCTACCGGTGCGATCTGGCCACGCCCAGGCGCAGCGACGCGCTGCCGCTGGCCTGGCAGGCCTTCGAGGGGGGCGTGGTTGATAGCGGCTTTGCGGGCGACGGCTTTTGCTACGACAACGAGCGCCCGCGCCATCGCGTCTTTCTCAATCCCTTTGCATTGGCCACGCGGCCGGTGACCAACGCCGAGTATCTGGCCTTCGTCGAGGCTGGCGCTTATCGCAATGCCGCGCTATGGCTGTCCGATGGCTGGGCCACGGTGCAGCGGCTCGGCTGGGGCGGGCCGCGGTACTGGGAGCGTATCGGCACCGACTGGCACGAGTTCACGCTCGGCGGCCTGCGGCCGCTGGATCTCAACGCGCCGGTCGCTCATGTGAGCTACTTTGAAGCCGACGCCTACGCCACCTGGGCCGGCGCGCGCCTGCCCACCGAGGCCGAATGGGAGCATGCGGCCGGCGCCGCGCCGGTCACCGGCAACTTTGCCGACGCCGACCTGCTGCAGCCGCAGGCGGCGGACGGCGATGGGCTGGTGCAACTGTTCGGCGATGTGTGGGAGCACACCGCGTCGGCCTATCTGGCCTACCCCGGCTACCGGCCGCCCGACGGCGCACTGGGCGAGTACAACGGCAAGTTCATGTCGGGCCAGATGGTCTTGCGCGGCGGCTCCTGCGCCACCCCGGCCGGCCATGTGCGCGCCACCTACCGCAACTTCTTCTACCCGCAGGAGCGCTGGCAGTTCCAGGGCATCCGGCTGGCGCAGGAGCTGGCATGA
- a CDS encoding aromatic ring-hydroxylating dioxygenase subunit alpha codes for MSDIATQHGLTRAAPQLPVSSYFDEKLFEQEKRLLFDAGPGYVGHELMVPALNDYRSLEWLDHAQLLVRGADGCYALSNICRHRQAIMLEGRGNTEHIVCPLHRWTYDNRGTLLGAPHFSDNPCLNLQRQPLENWQGLLFRGPRSAAADLAQMKVAPAFDFTGYKLDHVERHECNYNWKTFIEVYLEDYHVVPFHPGLGRFVDCDALTWQFGEWYSVQRVGITSLQKPGTAAYARWQQAVQDYYGGQTPPHGAIWLVYYPNVMIEWYPHVLVVSTLLPTDVDKTTNVVEFYYPEEIVEFERDFVEAEQAAYMETAIEDDEIGERMDRGRRALYKAGRNEVGPYQSPFEDGMLHFHEFYRRMMAGHL; via the coding sequence ATGTCCGACATCGCAACGCAACACGGATTGACCCGGGCGGCGCCCCAGCTGCCGGTGTCGAGCTATTTTGATGAAAAACTCTTCGAGCAGGAGAAGCGCCTGCTCTTCGATGCCGGACCGGGGTACGTGGGCCATGAACTGATGGTGCCCGCGCTGAACGACTACCGCTCGCTGGAGTGGCTCGACCATGCCCAGCTGCTGGTGCGCGGGGCAGACGGCTGCTACGCGTTGTCGAACATCTGCCGGCACCGCCAGGCGATCATGCTCGAAGGCCGGGGCAACACCGAGCACATCGTGTGTCCGCTGCACCGCTGGACCTACGACAACCGCGGTACGCTGCTTGGCGCGCCGCATTTTTCCGACAACCCCTGCCTCAACCTGCAGCGCCAGCCGCTCGAGAACTGGCAGGGTCTGCTGTTTCGCGGGCCGCGCTCGGCGGCGGCCGACCTGGCGCAGATGAAGGTGGCGCCGGCCTTTGACTTCACCGGCTACAAGCTCGACCATGTCGAGCGCCACGAGTGCAACTACAACTGGAAGACCTTCATCGAGGTGTACCTCGAGGACTACCATGTGGTGCCCTTTCACCCGGGGCTCGGCCGTTTTGTCGACTGCGACGCGCTGACCTGGCAGTTCGGCGAGTGGTACTCGGTGCAGCGCGTCGGCATCACCTCGCTGCAGAAACCCGGCACCGCAGCCTATGCGCGCTGGCAGCAGGCGGTGCAGGACTACTACGGCGGCCAGACGCCGCCGCACGGGGCGATCTGGCTGGTGTACTACCCGAACGTGATGATCGAGTGGTATCCGCATGTGCTGGTGGTCAGCACCCTGCTGCCCACCGATGTGGACAAGACCACCAACGTGGTCGAGTTCTACTACCCGGAGGAGATCGTCGAGTTCGAGCGCGACTTCGTCGAAGCCGAGCAGGCCGCCTACATGGAGACCGCCATCGAAGACGACGAGATCGGCGAGCGGATGGATCGCGGCCGTCGGGCGCTCTACAAGGCCGGGCGCAACGAGGTGGGGCCGTATCAGTCGCCCTTCGAGGACGGCATGCTGCACTTCCACGAGTTCTACCGGCGCATGATGGCCGGCCATCTCTGA